The following is a genomic window from Adhaeribacter radiodurans.
GGTAGTTACGGCGCAGTTTATGCCCACTCGCCCCGACCTGGATAGTTTGGTAAGAGCCCAGGGCAAAGCCGAAGGCCGTTCGCAAAAAGGTGGTATTAACATCTGGCCCATCGATATTTTAACCAAAGGCGATATTTACGTGGCCGATGGATATGGTAAAGTAAAAGACGGTACTTTAATTGGCTCCAGCTTAGGTAACGCGATTTACGGCAAAACTGGCAAAGGCGTTATTTTTTACGGCTCTATCCGCGACATGCAAGAATTAAAAGATACCAAAGGCTTTAACGCCTGGGTAAAAGGCCACGACCCGTCGTACATCAAAGACATGACGCCAGCTTCCATTAACGCACCTATCCGGATTGGCGAAGTTACCGTTTTCCCCGGGGATGTGGTGTTTGCGAACGAATATGGCGTGGTGTTTATTCCGGCGCACTTAGTAGAAGGTTTGGTTTCAGCTTCCGAAATGACCGCACTGCGCGACGAGTTTGAGCGGGTACTTTTAACGCAAGGCAAATATCCTTCCGGCGAAATTCACGGCGATTGGTCCGATAAAATTAAAGATGAGTTTAGAACCTGGATCGGAAAATATCCGAAGAAATTAGCCATCACGAAGAAAGACATTGAGGCTTACTTAGCTAAAGGTCATTAATCAATAAAAGCTAATTGTTGCTTTTAAACAGATGCTTTTTTAATTTTTTGCGTTTGTTTTTTATTTGGCCTTTTATTTCATAAGATTATAGCCTGGTTAGTTAGCCAAATCTGTCTTAAGATTTAGTTAACTAACCAGCTTGTTTTTACCAATCATTCATTTAATTACAAACCTAATGAATTTTAAAATTTCATTCGTAGTACTTTCTGCTGTAAGCCTTTTTGGTTTTAAATCTTTACATGCCCAAACAATTTCAAAAGAAGAACTTACCTTTTTAACTTCGGAGTGGAAGGGCGAGCGCTTCCCGGATGGTCGCCCGAAAGTGGCGGAAAGCTTATTGGAAAGAGCGAAGAAAGTTGGTATTGCCGATGCCTGGACCGTTTTAAAAAATGAAGGTTACCTGAACCAATACGAAGGCAACTGGAAAACTGTAGACGATGTAACGCCGGTAGTAGGTCGGGCGGTAACCGCCCAGTTTATGCCTAGCCGCCCCGATGTAGAAAAAAGCATTCTGGACCGTGGTCAGAAAGTACAGGGTCGCAAAGGCGCTTCTAACTCCTGGCCCATTGATGTACTCGTGAAAGGCGATGTGTATGTAGCCGATGGTTTTGGTAAAATTGGCGGGGGAACCTTAATGGGCGCTACGCTGGCTAATTCTATTTATAATAAATCGGGTAATGGTGTTGTGTTTAACGCGGCTGCTCGCGACCTCGAAGAAATTCAAACCATAAAAGGATTCAACGCATTTGTGCGCGATTGGCACCCGTCGTTTTTAGAAGGCAGCGTGTTAACCGGTTTAAATACACCCATCCGGA
Proteins encoded in this region:
- a CDS encoding RraA family protein encodes the protein MNKKLLLVGALALSGFLANAQVRVGSTSETVKALTSNWKGERFPDGRPKVSDLVLERLQNCTLEQIWGYLGNKGYRNQVEKNWVILKPGETMTGRVVTAQFMPTRPDLDSLVRAQGKAEGRSQKGGINIWPIDILTKGDIYVADGYGKVKDGTLIGSSLGNAIYGKTGKGVIFYGSIRDMQELKDTKGFNAWVKGHDPSYIKDMTPASINAPIRIGEVTVFPGDVVFANEYGVVFIPAHLVEGLVSASEMTALRDEFERVLLTQGKYPSGEIHGDWSDKIKDEFRTWIGKYPKKLAITKKDIEAYLAKGH
- a CDS encoding RraA family protein, encoding MNFKISFVVLSAVSLFGFKSLHAQTISKEELTFLTSEWKGERFPDGRPKVAESLLERAKKVGIADAWTVLKNEGYLNQYEGNWKTVDDVTPVVGRAVTAQFMPSRPDVEKSILDRGQKVQGRKGASNSWPIDVLVKGDVYVADGFGKIGGGTLMGATLANSIYNKSGNGVVFNAAARDLEEIQTIKGFNAFVRDWHPSFLEGSVLTGLNTPIRMGNVMVMPGDLVIAKREGVLFIPAHLAEQVISTCEFVIRKDKFGIEMIKAGKYSAGQIDSQWNDQLKNDFLKWLGQHPELGTMTKAEVDKVMSKRTW